Proteins from one Campylobacter concisus genomic window:
- a CDS encoding phosphatidylglycerophosphatase A, which yields MQKLFLTFFGFGLLPKAPGTWGSIAGAVVAYFVLYFLSSTTLFLASILLFLVSISVIDDFEKKVNSHDESFIVIDEVAGVWLAIAISGATISQLMLSLVLFRVLDIKKPSIIGRIDRNIKGGLGVMGDDMVAGFFAGIISAIIYGAAIKFGITLP from the coding sequence ATGCAAAAACTATTTTTAACTTTTTTTGGATTTGGACTTTTGCCAAAAGCACCTGGTACTTGGGGCTCTATCGCTGGCGCTGTGGTAGCTTATTTTGTGCTTTATTTTTTATCATCAACCACGCTTTTTCTAGCTAGCATTTTGCTATTTTTGGTAAGCATTAGCGTTATTGATGATTTTGAAAAAAAGGTAAATTCTCACGATGAAAGTTTTATCGTTATAGACGAAGTTGCTGGAGTTTGGCTTGCTATTGCCATTAGTGGAGCTACGATCTCTCAACTCATGCTCTCGCTTGTACTTTTTAGAGTGCTTGATATTAAAAAGCCTTCGATAATAGGTAGGATCGACCGCAATATAAAGGGCGGACTTGGCGTAATGGGCGATGATATGGTGGCTGGCTTTTTTGCTGGAATAATTAGCGCAATAATATACGGGGCTGCTATAAAATTTGGCATAACTTTGCCGTAA
- a CDS encoding response regulator, which yields MKVQNNDIIDYLLQSGSSKTKDKKNSFDEILSLAMDKIASDAKISDKIEQFKKRLTEIGAVGFISELNSNKIEEKIAQKKKELTELLGIDDPAKTQDQKNELLKIMDKILSDYRKELNVALANQALLEKQKNLNSKNSNSVNLSSVLNELGLA from the coding sequence ATGAAGGTACAAAATAACGACATAATCGATTATTTATTGCAATCAGGCTCAAGCAAAACTAAGGATAAAAAAAATAGTTTTGATGAAATTTTAAGCCTTGCTATGGATAAGATCGCAAGCGATGCAAAAATTTCAGATAAGATTGAACAGTTTAAAAAAAGACTTACTGAAATTGGCGCAGTTGGTTTTATAAGTGAGCTAAATTCTAACAAGATAGAAGAAAAAATAGCCCAAAAGAAAAAGGAGCTAACTGAACTTCTAGGCATAGATGATCCCGCAAAAACACAGGATCAAAAAAATGAGCTACTTAAAATAATGGATAAAATTTTAAGTGATTACCGCAAAGAGCTAAATGTAGCACTTGCTAATCAAGCTCTGCTAGAGAAGCAAAAAAATCTTAATAGTAAGAATAGTAACTCGGTTAATCTAAGTTCTGTTTTAAATGAGCTAGGACTTGCTTAA
- the hemH gene encoding ferrochelatase yields MKKKALLLLNMGGANNLDDVEIFLKNMFDDPYILGIKNKFLRKLVAFMIVKGRLKAAQHNYKQIGGKSPICELTKKLCDKISSFENEFSAIDFAMNYTSPFTKEVLKKYENFDEIVLLPLYPHHSQTTITSSLDDFKKAKDELGVKAKILLCGPFYDDEIYNKIIISHINEAINNIDISDVELIFSAHSLPQKIIDKGDVYEKHINEHVQILSKMIKDSGLNFKEINLAYQSRLGPVKWLEPSLNEILAKCKSKKALIYPLSFCIDNSETIFELVIEYAKIAKELNFSFYKVVWCPNFSDEFASFILQKAKTAKEINF; encoded by the coding sequence TTGAAGAAAAAGGCACTTTTGCTTTTAAATATGGGTGGTGCAAATAACCTTGATGATGTAGAAATTTTTTTAAAAAATATGTTTGATGATCCATATATTTTGGGCATAAAAAATAAATTTTTAAGAAAACTTGTAGCTTTTATGATAGTAAAAGGTAGACTAAAGGCTGCACAGCACAACTATAAACAAATCGGTGGCAAGTCGCCTATTTGTGAGCTTACAAAAAAGCTTTGCGATAAAATTTCAAGCTTTGAAAATGAGTTTAGTGCGATTGATTTTGCGATGAACTATACTTCGCCTTTTACAAAAGAAGTGCTGAAAAAATATGAAAATTTTGATGAGATAGTACTTTTGCCACTTTATCCTCATCATTCACAAACTACGATAACTTCGAGTTTAGATGATTTTAAAAAAGCAAAAGATGAGTTAGGCGTAAAGGCTAAAATTTTGCTTTGCGGGCCATTTTATGATGATGAAATTTATAATAAAATCATAATCTCGCACATAAATGAAGCCATAAATAATATAGATATAAGCGATGTGGAACTTATCTTTTCGGCTCATTCGTTGCCTCAAAAGATTATCGATAAAGGTGATGTCTACGAAAAACATATAAATGAGCATGTGCAAATTTTAAGCAAAATGATAAAAGATAGTGGACTAAACTTCAAAGAGATAAATTTAGCATACCAATCGCGCCTTGGCCCTGTAAAATGGCTAGAGCCCTCACTAAATGAAATTTTGGCAAAGTGTAAGAGTAAAAAGGCTCTTATCTATCCGCTCTCTTTTTGTATAGATAACTCCGAGACCATTTTTGAGCTAGTTATTGAGTATGCAAAGATTGCAAAAGAGCTAAATTTTAGCTTCTACAAGGTTGTTTGGTGCCCAAATTTTAGTGATGAGTTTGCTAGTTTTATCTTACAAAAAGCAAAAACAGCCAAAGAGATTAACTTTTAG
- a CDS encoding Gfo/Idh/MocA family protein produces the protein MKLKIGIVGYNLVGKRHYMELRRSDKFEVCGVFDKENRDDACRAPFFDEFKKFIEVAQPQAVVLCLPQHEIVEAFCQCAKYCQNILISRPVFKSVSELKEIKYASVVNKVRVCTGVDERFNPTIISLKKALLKEEEIYSISIAHFKPLCEGNIINELSLCDIDLAKNLVGSEVCNFFYTQANKTNTKVCDNVGINIKMKNQILVNITDSFCGSLERFKIEVNAKEGVYFGDLIDYKLHRVNENGQMNLKTDPLNNEIKAQYDAFYDLCQSGENIELSSIDDAIKIKELF, from the coding sequence GTGAAACTCAAAATTGGCATTGTTGGATACAATCTAGTTGGCAAGCGGCACTATATGGAGCTGAGGCGTTCTGACAAATTTGAAGTTTGTGGAGTTTTTGATAAAGAAAATAGAGATGATGCTTGCAGAGCTCCGTTTTTTGATGAGTTTAAGAAATTTATAGAAGTAGCCCAGCCGCAAGCTGTCGTACTTTGTCTGCCTCAACATGAGATCGTAGAGGCCTTTTGTCAGTGTGCAAAATATTGTCAAAATATATTGATTTCAAGGCCTGTATTTAAAAGCGTAAGTGAGCTAAAAGAGATAAAATATGCGTCAGTTGTAAATAAAGTCAGAGTTTGTACTGGCGTTGATGAGCGCTTTAATCCGACCATCATTTCATTAAAAAAGGCACTTTTGAAAGAAGAAGAAATTTATAGCATTTCAATTGCGCATTTTAAACCACTTTGTGAGGGAAATATTATAAACGAGCTTTCGCTTTGCGATATAGATCTTGCTAAAAATTTAGTAGGTAGCGAAGTCTGCAATTTCTTTTATACTCAGGCAAATAAAACCAATACCAAAGTATGCGATAATGTTGGAATTAACATTAAAATGAAAAATCAAATTTTAGTAAATATTACCGATTCGTTCTGTGGTTCATTAGAACGTTTCAAAATAGAAGTAAATGCAAAAGAAGGTGTTTATTTTGGTGATCTTATTGATTATAAACTTCACAGAGTAAATGAAAATGGTCAGATGAATTTAAAAACGGATCCTTTAAACAATGAAATAAAAGCTCAATACGATGCTTTTTATGACCTTTGCCAAAGCGGCGAAAACATCGAACTTTCAAGTATTGACGATGCTATAAAAATTAAGGAGTTATTTTGA
- the alaS gene encoding alanine--tRNA ligase: protein MQNLDIRKAYLDFFKSKGHEVVASAPLVPNDATLLFTNAGMVPFKSIFTGEVPRPTPPIRTSCQTCIRAGGKHNDLDNVGYTARHHTFFEMLGNFSFGEYFKKEAIAYAWEFVTEILKLPKDKLYVTVHESDDEAFEIWSTHIAKERIYRFGDHDNFWQMGDTGPCGPCSEIFYDQGAEHFNTPEDYMGGDGDRFLEIWNLVFMQYERSADGKLSPLPKPSIDTGMGLERVTAILQGKFSNYDSSLFMPLINEVAKLCGKPYVYESGASYRVISDHIRSVTFLLAQGTTFDKEGRGYVLRRILRRAIRHGYLLGIKEPFMYKLVDKVCELMGEHYTYLNEKKAAVKEQIKLEEERFLATIASGLELFESELKNTKEIFSGEAAFKLYDTFGFPLDLTADMLREKGLKVDEARFDELMSEQKARAKAAWKGSGDKSAKGDFKELLEKFGENKFIGYEELKSKSKILALLDEEFKNVDSLDAGKEGWVMFDVTPFYAQSGGQCGDSGKIVGKANVLDTQKFHGLNLSLVKTSAALKVGNEVELEVGSDRAQIARHHSATHLLHAALRNVLGTHIAQAGSSVEADRLRFDFSHPKALTSEEISKIENLVNEWILNGANSKTELMKLEDAKKSGAIALFNEKYADDVRVVSFGNVSKELCGGTHVKNIDEIGSFFIIKESGVSAGVRRIEAVCSRAALNLARSFRAELDELKDELKSTEPLNAIKKLKNELRVLKDKLKNAKNSHELVYLDINKTKLCVTSVDSGDIKTLIDEFKNEHESAAILLAQVDESGKISLAAGVKNAPLKAGAWVKFAAQILGGNGGGKDDFATAGGKDASMIEDAIKDSLEYARQALEK from the coding sequence ATGCAAAATTTAGATATAAGAAAGGCGTATCTTGATTTTTTTAAATCAAAAGGTCACGAAGTAGTAGCTTCTGCACCACTCGTGCCAAATGATGCAACGCTACTTTTCACAAACGCTGGTATGGTGCCATTTAAGAGTATTTTCACAGGCGAAGTGCCACGCCCAACACCACCTATTCGCACTAGCTGTCAGACCTGCATAAGAGCTGGCGGTAAGCATAACGATCTTGATAACGTCGGCTACACAGCACGCCACCACACGTTTTTTGAGATGTTAGGAAATTTTAGCTTCGGCGAGTACTTCAAAAAAGAGGCGATCGCTTACGCTTGGGAATTTGTAACAGAAATACTAAAACTGCCAAAAGATAAGCTTTATGTGACCGTTCACGAAAGCGACGATGAGGCGTTTGAAATTTGGAGCACTCACATCGCAAAAGAGAGAATTTACCGCTTTGGCGACCATGATAACTTCTGGCAGATGGGCGATACTGGACCATGCGGCCCTTGCAGTGAAATTTTTTACGATCAAGGCGCTGAACACTTTAACACACCTGAAGACTACATGGGCGGCGATGGCGATAGATTTTTAGAGATCTGGAACCTTGTTTTCATGCAGTATGAAAGAAGTGCGGACGGCAAGCTAAGCCCACTACCAAAGCCAAGTATCGATACAGGTATGGGACTTGAGCGTGTTACAGCTATCTTGCAGGGTAAATTTAGCAACTACGATAGCTCACTTTTTATGCCGCTAATTAACGAAGTAGCAAAGCTTTGTGGCAAGCCATACGTCTATGAAAGTGGCGCTAGCTACCGCGTCATAAGCGATCACATCCGCTCGGTTACATTTTTGCTAGCTCAGGGTACGACATTTGACAAAGAAGGCCGTGGCTACGTGCTTCGCCGCATCTTACGCCGTGCGATCCGCCATGGATACTTGCTAGGTATAAAAGAGCCATTTATGTATAAGCTTGTCGATAAAGTTTGCGAGCTAATGGGCGAGCACTACACCTATCTAAATGAGAAAAAAGCGGCTGTAAAAGAGCAGATAAAGCTTGAAGAAGAGAGATTTCTAGCGACTATTGCTAGCGGTTTGGAGCTATTTGAGAGCGAGCTTAAAAATACAAAAGAAATTTTTAGCGGAGAGGCTGCGTTTAAGCTTTATGACACATTTGGCTTTCCGCTTGATCTAACAGCTGATATGCTTAGAGAAAAGGGCCTAAAAGTCGATGAGGCAAGGTTTGATGAGCTTATGAGTGAGCAAAAAGCACGTGCAAAAGCTGCCTGGAAAGGCAGTGGCGACAAGAGCGCGAAGGGCGACTTTAAAGAGCTACTTGAAAAATTTGGCGAGAATAAATTTATAGGCTACGAAGAGCTTAAGAGCAAAAGTAAAATTCTAGCCCTGCTTGATGAAGAATTTAAAAATGTAGATAGTTTAGATGCTGGCAAAGAGGGCTGGGTGATGTTTGACGTCACTCCATTTTATGCTCAAAGTGGCGGCCAGTGCGGTGATAGCGGTAAGATAGTAGGCAAAGCAAATGTGCTTGATACGCAAAAATTTCATGGACTAAATTTATCTTTAGTAAAAACTAGCGCGGCGCTAAAAGTTGGCAACGAAGTAGAGCTTGAAGTGGGCAGCGATAGAGCCCAGATCGCGCGTCATCACAGTGCTACACACTTACTTCATGCGGCCCTTAGAAACGTGCTTGGCACGCATATCGCTCAAGCTGGCTCAAGCGTAGAAGCAGATAGGCTAAGGTTTGACTTCTCACATCCAAAAGCGCTTACTAGCGAAGAAATTTCAAAGATTGAAAATTTAGTAAATGAGTGGATACTAAATGGCGCTAACTCAAAAACAGAACTTATGAAACTTGAAGATGCTAAAAAGAGTGGAGCTATCGCACTATTTAATGAAAAATACGCTGATGATGTAAGAGTCGTTAGCTTTGGCAATGTTAGCAAAGAGCTTTGCGGTGGCACACACGTAAAAAATATAGATGAGATTGGATCATTTTTTATCATAAAAGAGAGTGGCGTAAGTGCTGGTGTTAGGCGTATAGAGGCCGTTTGCTCAAGGGCTGCACTAAATTTAGCAAGATCATTTAGAGCTGAGCTTGACGAGCTAAAAGATGAGCTAAAGAGCACCGAGCCACTAAATGCGATCAAAAAGCTAAAAAATGAACTAAGAGTTTTAAAAGACAAACTAAAAAATGCTAAAAATTCTCATGAGCTAGTCTATTTAGATATAAATAAAACCAAACTTTGCGTTACAAGCGTAGATAGTGGAGACATAAAAACCTTGATAGACGAGTTTAAAAATGAGCATGAAAGTGCTGCTATTTTGCTAGCGCAAGTCGATGAGAGTGGCAAAATTTCTCTTGCAGCTGGAGTTAAAAACGCTCCTTTAAAGGCAGGTGCTTGGGTAAAATTTGCAGCGCAAATCCTAGGTGGCAATGGCGGTGGCAAAGATGACTTTGCAACAGCCGGTGGCAAAGATGCATCAATGATAGAAGATGCGATAAAAGACTCACTTGAGTACGCAAGGCAAGCCTTAGAAAAATGA
- a CDS encoding 3-isopropylmalate dehydratase, which yields MSHYDIAFIKFDQVVLFLHVCSVALFVGLQAGLVLVGSYFIKNKFEDKERYHILLHIIRRFGITIFILILCVIATSIVIIFGFYDANLTNPMASAMVVTKCAIELFLLLNLSYIFYRYKKALKALRSHEMIELNESLIVIIYYFTPLNLLASLAAIYLGISYKVFL from the coding sequence ATGAGTCATTACGATATAGCTTTTATAAAATTTGACCAAGTAGTACTATTTTTGCATGTATGCTCTGTAGCTCTTTTTGTGGGGCTACAAGCCGGTCTTGTGCTTGTTGGAAGTTACTTTATAAAAAATAAATTTGAAGACAAGGAACGCTATCACATCTTACTTCACATTATAAGACGCTTTGGCATTACGATTTTCATACTAATCCTTTGCGTGATAGCGACAAGCATAGTTATAATTTTTGGATTTTATGATGCAAATTTGACAAATCCTATGGCAAGTGCGATGGTAGTAACAAAATGCGCAATAGAACTATTTTTGCTATTAAATTTAAGCTATATATTTTATAGATACAAAAAGGCTTTAAAAGCACTAAGATCGCATGAAATGATCGAGCTAAACGAGAGTTTGATTGTTATAATTTATTATTTTACACCACTAAATTTATTAGCTTCTTTAGCAGCTATTTATCTTGGTATAAGCTATAAGGTATTTTTATGA
- the maf gene encoding septum formation inhibitor Maf gives MIMLASSSPTRANLLKEAGINFTQISFQFDESKIEKNVKPEIYVQNVVKAKKEQFLKENVGLKNLLFADSCVACGDKILGKAKDENEALAMLNLQSGNECNVYTAMIFLGEFELINVSKTTYKFKKFDEHDLNEYIKNNEWQGKAGAMTIENFNKKYIISQHGETSTAMGLNLKILKAFL, from the coding sequence ATGATAATGCTCGCTTCAAGCTCGCCAACAAGGGCAAATTTATTAAAAGAAGCTGGTATAAATTTCACTCAAATTTCTTTCCAGTTTGACGAGAGTAAGATAGAAAAAAACGTAAAGCCTGAAATTTATGTCCAAAATGTCGTAAAAGCTAAAAAAGAACAATTTTTAAAAGAAAATGTAGGTCTTAAAAATTTGCTCTTTGCAGATAGCTGCGTGGCATGTGGAGATAAAATTTTAGGTAAAGCAAAAGACGAGAATGAGGCGCTTGCTATGCTAAATTTACAAAGTGGCAACGAATGCAACGTCTATACGGCGATGATATTTTTAGGCGAATTTGAGCTTATAAACGTAAGTAAGACTACGTATAAATTTAAAAAATTTGACGAGCATGACCTTAATGAATACATAAAAAATAATGAGTGGCAAGGCAAGGCTGGAGCCATGACGATAGAAAATTTTAATAAAAAATATATCATCTCCCAGCACGGCGAGACTAGCACGGCCATGGGACTAAATTTAAAAATATTAAAGGCATTTTTATGA
- a CDS encoding transglycosylase domain-containing protein: MKYILAFIFIVAISLGGAFLYFYSQVRFDAYAIIDYKPKLTTQIFDRNNELIANIFEENRIYVKYNDIPPRVIEALVAIEDTSYFEHGGINVEAMARAAIKDIKARKLVEGASTLTQQLIKNLALSREKKFTRKIKEIVLAMKLESELSKEDIIERYLNHVYFGHGYYGIKTAAEGYFRKELNELSIKEVAMLVGLPKAPSTYDPTKHLDLSLSRANRVLERMYSIGWINEDEYRKGVLEEPAVFDDTLTRNKAPYVVDEIIKEASKKFDDIKTGGYKIQSTVDLNVQKIAQEALVYGYNEILKRDKKANAEILNGAIVVTHPQSGQILALIGGIDYAKSSYNRATQSKRQPGSSFKPFIYQIALDNGYSVVSQVADIARTFDMGNGKEWTPKNYSGGFQGYITIKSAITQSRNLATINLLNDLGLSSVRKQLTDMGFNDIPENLSIALGSFGISPLDFAKFYSMFPNEGEMVEPTLIKHIENSFGASMDYEPQRKQVLKPEQAFLMTTLLQNVVNNGTGRNAKINGIQIAGKTGTTNNNIDAWFCGYSPDIEAIIWYGNDDNSPMKKIEGGGRTAAPVFKKFMEGYIKLYPTLRRAFEQPDGVYKGYYGGSDEYYTNDSPLPQNMPANDIIQDQENDGLLF, encoded by the coding sequence ATGAAATATATTTTGGCATTTATCTTTATAGTTGCCATTTCGCTTGGCGGAGCATTTTTATATTTTTACTCACAAGTTAGATTTGATGCTTACGCTATTATTGATTATAAACCAAAGCTTACAACGCAAATTTTTGATAGAAACAACGAACTCATCGCAAATATCTTTGAAGAAAATAGAATTTACGTAAAGTATAACGACATCCCACCGCGTGTCATCGAAGCACTCGTGGCTATCGAGGATACGAGCTACTTTGAGCATGGTGGCATAAACGTAGAAGCTATGGCAAGAGCTGCCATAAAAGATATCAAGGCCAGAAAACTAGTCGAGGGAGCTTCAACACTAACACAACAGCTCATTAAAAATTTGGCTCTAAGCCGTGAGAAGAAATTTACAAGAAAGATAAAAGAAATCGTGCTTGCCATGAAGCTTGAAAGCGAGCTTAGCAAAGAAGATATCATCGAAAGATACCTAAACCACGTCTATTTTGGACATGGCTACTACGGCATAAAAACAGCAGCTGAAGGATATTTTAGAAAAGAGCTAAATGAGCTAAGCATAAAAGAGGTTGCCATGCTAGTTGGCTTACCAAAGGCTCCAAGCACCTATGATCCTACAAAGCACCTTGATTTGTCGCTTAGCCGTGCAAACAGAGTGCTTGAGAGAATGTATAGCATCGGCTGGATAAATGAGGATGAGTACCGCAAAGGTGTACTTGAAGAGCCAGCAGTCTTTGACGATACTCTCACAAGAAATAAAGCCCCTTACGTAGTCGATGAGATAATAAAAGAGGCCTCTAAAAAATTTGACGATATAAAAACTGGCGGCTATAAGATACAAAGCACAGTTGATCTAAATGTTCAAAAGATCGCTCAAGAAGCTCTAGTCTATGGCTACAATGAAATTTTAAAGCGCGACAAAAAAGCAAATGCAGAAATCCTAAATGGAGCTATAGTAGTCACTCATCCACAAAGTGGTCAAATTTTGGCACTAATTGGCGGTATCGACTATGCAAAAAGCAGCTATAACCGCGCCACTCAAAGCAAGCGCCAGCCAGGATCTAGCTTTAAGCCATTTATCTATCAAATAGCACTTGATAATGGCTACTCAGTCGTCTCTCAAGTAGCAGATATCGCCAGGACATTTGACATGGGAAATGGCAAAGAGTGGACACCAAAGAATTATAGTGGCGGTTTTCAAGGCTATATCACTATAAAATCAGCCATAACCCAGTCGCGTAACCTCGCAACCATAAATTTGCTAAACGATCTTGGTCTTAGCTCGGTTCGCAAACAGCTTACTGATATGGGCTTTAACGATATCCCAGAAAATTTATCTATCGCACTTGGAAGCTTTGGGATTTCGCCACTTGATTTTGCAAAATTTTACTCGATGTTCCCAAATGAGGGCGAGATGGTTGAGCCAACACTTATTAAGCATATAGAAAATAGCTTTGGGGCTTCGATGGATTATGAACCACAAAGAAAGCAAGTGCTAAAACCAGAACAGGCATTTTTGATGACGACACTTCTTCAAAATGTCGTAAATAATGGTACTGGACGTAACGCAAAAATAAATGGCATCCAAATAGCAGGCAAAACCGGCACAACAAATAATAACATCGATGCTTGGTTTTGTGGTTACTCACCTGATATCGAAGCGATAATCTGGTACGGAAATGACGACAACAGCCCTATGAAAAAGATTGAAGGCGGCGGCAGGACAGCAGCACCTGTGTTTAAAAAATTTATGGAAGGCTACATTAAGCTTTATCCTACTTTAAGACGTGCATTTGAGCAGCCAGATGGTGTTTATAAAGGCTATTATGGTGGCAGTGACGAATACTACACAAACGACTCACCACTACCTCAAAATATGCCAGCAAATGACATCATACAAGATCAAGAAAACGATGGATTATTGTTTTAG
- a CDS encoding ComEA family DNA-binding protein, with translation MWIKILLCLVVASIAYGANLNTASKNELMELGLSKGQALNIIKYRKAHKFKSIDELEKVQGIGFNDMQKVKEKLSIKENAKVKKTEAKNSKGKKK, from the coding sequence ATGTGGATTAAAATTTTACTTTGTTTAGTAGTTGCAAGTATTGCATATGGCGCTAATCTAAATACAGCCAGCAAAAACGAGTTAATGGAGCTTGGGCTAAGCAAAGGCCAAGCGTTAAACATTATAAAATACAGAAAAGCCCATAAATTTAAAAGCATCGATGAACTTGAAAAAGTCCAAGGTATTGGCTTTAACGATATGCAAAAAGTTAAAGAAAAACTTAGCATAAAAGAGAATGCGAAAGTCAAAAAAACTGAAGCAAAAAACTCCAAAGGCAAGAAAAAATAA
- a CDS encoding phosphoethanolamine transferase — translation MLNINKFKNISFLKFLILFIAYIFFINYIFLYKGVLSGFLQNNQLSFSIFFFLIFAIVFILVFASIFCILFLPFLLKPVAIILILASGISAYFMQVYGVIIDKDMLLNVLHTDTKEAFSYFGTDLIFWIIFTTILPCIYVEFVKINYDSFKNELKSRVKIISFSIVAIAIIFSLTSKIFIPFFREHSNLRTALLPYYPIYSAVKLVKSIAQKPLPFAYVADDAVLADDKKKILVLIVGETQRSRNYSLNGYTKNDTNKFTKQKGVVSFTNFYSCGTATEISVPCLFSDLKRENFSNREAKARENLVNIINKLGIKTYFFGNNSGGCKGVCDNLDQNHTSDHRAEGFDEVIFNEAKKVIEDANSTTFIVLHLQGSHGPIYYKGYPSKFKEFTPTCDTAELNKCTPDEIANTYDNTILYEDYLQSELINALEARKDEFEVAMLFFSDHGESLGENGIYLHGLPYSIAPDEQKHIPAIVFLSDSELLKRLKTRKNESLSHDFIFSSVLGYFGVKTKAYEPEFDIFRE, via the coding sequence ATGCTAAATATTAATAAATTTAAAAATATCAGTTTTTTAAAGTTTCTGATTTTATTTATTGCTTACATATTTTTTATAAATTATATATTTCTATACAAAGGCGTTCTTTCAGGCTTTCTACAAAATAATCAACTATCTTTTTCTATATTCTTTTTTCTTATATTTGCAATTGTCTTTATCTTAGTTTTCGCTAGTATTTTTTGTATTTTATTTTTACCTTTTTTACTAAAGCCAGTTGCGATTATTTTGATTTTAGCAAGTGGCATATCTGCTTACTTTATGCAAGTATATGGTGTTATTATAGATAAAGATATGTTATTAAACGTCCTACACACCGACACCAAAGAAGCCTTTAGTTACTTTGGTACAGATTTAATTTTTTGGATAATTTTTACAACCATCTTACCTTGCATATATGTAGAATTTGTAAAGATTAACTATGATAGTTTCAAAAATGAGCTTAAATCAAGAGTAAAAATTATCTCATTTTCTATAGTTGCGATAGCTATCATATTTTCATTAACGTCTAAAATTTTTATACCATTTTTTAGAGAACACTCGAATTTAAGAACCGCATTGCTCCCATACTATCCCATCTATTCAGCTGTAAAACTAGTAAAATCGATCGCACAAAAACCACTACCTTTTGCTTATGTAGCAGATGATGCGGTACTAGCTGATGATAAAAAGAAAATTTTAGTTTTGATAGTTGGTGAGACGCAAAGAAGCAGAAACTACTCACTAAATGGCTATACCAAAAATGATACTAATAAATTTACTAAACAAAAAGGCGTGGTAAGTTTTACAAATTTCTACTCATGTGGAACAGCCACAGAGATTAGTGTACCTTGCCTATTTTCAGACTTAAAGCGAGAAAATTTTAGCAACCGTGAAGCAAAAGCTCGTGAAAATTTAGTTAATATCATCAATAAGCTTGGTATAAAAACATACTTTTTTGGCAACAACAGTGGTGGTTGCAAGGGTGTTTGCGACAATCTTGATCAAAACCATACTTCAGATCATAGAGCAGAAGGCTTTGACGAAGTGATATTTAATGAGGCAAAAAAGGTCATCGAAGATGCAAATTCCACTACATTCATTGTATTGCATTTGCAAGGCTCGCATGGCCCTATCTACTACAAAGGCTACCCAAGCAAATTTAAAGAATTTACCCCAACGTGTGATACTGCCGAGCTAAATAAATGTACGCCAGATGAGATAGCAAATACCTACGACAACACTATTTTATATGAGGACTATCTACAAAGCGAGCTAATAAACGCCCTTGAAGCAAGAAAAGATGAATTTGAAGTTGCCATGTTATTTTTCTCAGATCACGGGGAGAGCCTAGGCGAAAATGGCATATATTTACATGGTCTGCCTTATTCTATCGCTCCAGATGAGCAAAAACACATCCCAGCCATCGTATTTTTAAGCGATAGCGAGCTTTTAAAAAGGCTAAAAACTAGAAAAAACGAAAGTCTTTCGCATGATTTTATATTTAGCTCAGTTCTTGGATATTTTGGGGTAAAAACCAAGGCTTACGAGCCAGAATTTGATATTTTTAGGGAGTAA